CGCGGGTACATCTCGGCTTCGGGCGCCCTGGGCGCCGGGCGTCTATGGACGGCGCGGCGTCATCTACTCCCAAACGCCTGGCCTTCCCTGGCCTCGCTGGCCACAACCCACTTTGCCTGGGCGCTGCTCGGGATCACCACCCTGACCTTCCTCGGCTTGGCTGGGGACCCGTCACTGCCCGAATGGGGGGCGATGCTGAACAGCGGACGGCAGCATCTGCTCGATGCACCTCGGCTGGCGCTGCTTCCCGGGCTGGCAATCGCCTTTACCGTCCAGGCGGTTCACCACCTCGGGGACCGCAGCGCCGGCGGCGTGCGCCCAGGTTGACGGATTGTCGGACCCCTGCTAGCCTTGCGCTGGCACTACCGGAAGGTGACCTGCACTGATGATCTACGTCCTCATTGGGCTTGCTCTGATCTTCGACTTCCTGAATGGCGTCCATGACAGCTCGAACGTCGTCGCCACCCCGATCAGCTCCGGGGCGATCCCGCCGCGCCGCGCCTTGCTGCTTGCAGCCGCCGCGAATTTCATCGGCCCTTTTTTGTTCGGGGTGGCGGTGGCGACGACCATCGGCGACGACCTGCTCGTCCAGGACGCCATCACCACCACGGCGGTGATCGCTGGCCTAGTGGGAGCGATCGTCTGGAACATCTTTACCTGGTATGCCGGCCTGCCCTCCTCCTCCTCCCACGCCTTGATCGGTGGGCTGGTCGGGGCAGCCCTGGTCGAGAGCGGGCTGCAGGCTATCCAGCTTGCTGGCCTGACCCGAATTGTCATTGCCCTGCTGGTCTCACCCATCCTGGGGATGGGCTTTGGCTACGTCGTGATGTCTATCTCCTTGTTCGCCTCGCGGGGAGCAACGCCCAAGATCAACCACTTCTTCCGCCGTGCTCAGTATGGGACCCTGATCGGACTGGCGCTGAGTCATGGCACCAATGACGCCCAGAAAACCATGGGCGTGATCACGTTGGGGCTGGTCACGTCCGGGATGCTGGAGACCTTCGAAGTCCCAACCTGGGTGATCTTCATCTGCGCCACCGCCATCGCCCTGGGGACTGCCCTGGGCGGTTGGCGCTTGATCCGCACGCTGGGCGGAAAGATCTTCCGCATCCGCCCGATACATGGGTTCACCTCGCAGCTCGCTGGCGCGGCGGTCATCATGGGCGCCGCCATTGCGGGTGGCCCGGTCAGTACGACTCAGGTCATGAGCACATCGATCATGGGCGTCGGCGCGGCCGAGCGGGCCAACAAAGTCCGCTGGATGGTCCTGAGGGATCTAATGGCGGCCTGGCTGTTGACGATCCCGGCCGCGGCCATGCTCTCGGGCGTGACGATGTGGCTGATCCTCGCCTTCGCCTGACCCGCCACCCAAGACCCAGCCGGCCCGCCCAGCGCTCTCCCCGGGCGCGGGGCATTGTCCTGTGCCAAAACGCACCGGCCGCACCCGGGCAGGCATCCGGCCCCTATCGGGAACCATCAGGCAGGCGTCGGAGGATCAACCTCACCAGCTCGCGCTCGACCCCCGGCCGTGACGCAACCCAGTGGATCTCTGGGTCGTCGGGGCGGAACCAATTGCACTGCTGGCGGACCAGCACCCGCGACCGCCGGCGGATCTCTTCGATTGCCCGGGCCAGCGTCCACTCGCCCAGAAGATACCGCACGATCTGCGCGTAGCCGATGGCCGACAGGCTGGGAGCATCGGCAGGGACACCTCGATCGAGAAGGCGCTGCACTTCCTCGACCAGGCCGCGCTGAAGCATCGCATTGATCCGGGCGTCCAGGCGAAGGTACAGCTCGGGCCGGGGAAGGGTGAGGCCAAAGACGAGGGACTGGAATGGAACCGGATGCCGCCTGGGGCGCAGGCTAGCCGGGCTTCCGGTGATCTGATGCACTTCCAGCGCCCGAATCACTCGCCGGACATTGCGGCGGTCAATCCTGGCAGCGGATACCGGATCGGTCTCGGCCAGCATGGCGTGCAACGCATCCGCTCCGGCCTGCTCGGCGGTCCTCTCCCAACCCCGCCGGACCTCCAGGTCGAGAGTACCCGGGGACAGGGCCCACCCCTCGAGCAGGGCGCGGACATACTGTCCCGTGCCACCCACGACGATGGGCAGGCGGCTCCGGGCGTGGATCTCGTCGATCGTCACCAACGCCGCCCCGCAGAACTGCGCCAGACTCCAGGTCTCGGCGGGTTCAGCAATGTCGATCAGGTGGTGCGGAACCCGCGCCCGGTCTTCGAGGGACGGCTTGTCGGTCCCGATATCCAGGCCGCGGTAGAGCAGCCGGGAATCCACCGACACGATCTCGCCGCCGATCTGCTCGGCCACCTCGATCGCCACACGGGTTTTGCCCACCGCGGTCGGTCCAACGATGCCCACCACGACGGCCGGCACGCCAGGCGGCTTCATGTTTGCAGCACATCTTCCAGGTGATTCAGCCGGGTCACCCTCCCCTGCCGGTCCACGTCAACGGCGATCACATCCACTCGCCAGGGCTGTTCCAACAGGGCGTGAGCCCCAAGGTAGGCCCAGGCGCACCGTTCGATGCGAGCTAGCTTCCGCGGGGTCACAGCCTCCTCGCCGGCACCGTAGTGCATCGATGAGCGCGTCTTGACTTCGACCATCACCAGCCCCCCGGCCTTCTCGGCAACGATGTCGATCTCGCCTCCCGGGCAGTGCCAGTTGCGGTGGCGCAGGGCGAACCCTGCTCCCGCCAGGTAGTCGCAGGCCGTGGTCTCCCCCAGGCGCGC
This sequence is a window from Anaerolineales bacterium. Protein-coding genes within it:
- a CDS encoding ABC transporter permease subunit, with protein sequence RGYISASGALGAGRLWTARRHLLPNAWPSLASLATTHFAWALLGITTLTFLGLAGDPSLPEWGAMLNSGRQHLLDAPRLALLPGLAIAFTVQAVHHLGDRSAGGVRPG
- a CDS encoding inorganic phosphate transporter, giving the protein MIYVLIGLALIFDFLNGVHDSSNVVATPISSGAIPPRRALLLAAAANFIGPFLFGVAVATTIGDDLLVQDAITTTAVIAGLVGAIVWNIFTWYAGLPSSSSHALIGGLVGAALVESGLQAIQLAGLTRIVIALLVSPILGMGFGYVVMSISLFASRGATPKINHFFRRAQYGTLIGLALSHGTNDAQKTMGVITLGLVTSGMLETFEVPTWVIFICATAIALGTALGGWRLIRTLGGKIFRIRPIHGFTSQLAGAAVIMGAAIAGGPVSTTQVMSTSIMGVGAAERANKVRWMVLRDLMAAWLLTIPAAAMLSGVTMWLILAFA
- the miaA gene encoding tRNA (adenosine(37)-N6)-dimethylallyltransferase MiaA: MKPPGVPAVVVGIVGPTAVGKTRVAIEVAEQIGGEIVSVDSRLLYRGLDIGTDKPSLEDRARVPHHLIDIAEPAETWSLAQFCGAALVTIDEIHARSRLPIVVGGTGQYVRALLEGWALSPGTLDLEVRRGWERTAEQAGADALHAMLAETDPVSAARIDRRNVRRVIRALEVHQITGSPASLRPRRHPVPFQSLVFGLTLPRPELYLRLDARINAMLQRGLVEEVQRLLDRGVPADAPSLSAIGYAQIVRYLLGEWTLARAIEEIRRRSRVLVRQQCNWFRPDDPEIHWVASRPGVERELVRLILRRLPDGSR
- a CDS encoding YraN family protein; the encoded protein is MNRQELARLGETTACDYLAGAGFALRHRNWHCPGGEIDIVAEKAGGLVMVEVKTRSSMHYGAGEEAVTPRKLARIERCAWAYLGAHALLEQPWRVDVIAVDVDRQGRVTRLNHLEDVLQT